A DNA window from Brassica napus cultivar Da-Ae chromosome C1, Da-Ae, whole genome shotgun sequence contains the following coding sequences:
- the LOC106373442 gene encoding uncharacterized protein LOC106373442: MFGITSRMMLCGEKISDYDMIEKTLSTFHPENVILQQQYQVNGYTRYSELMQVLLVAEQNNQLVTLNHQARPTGSAPFPEVNVASSSYDNRRGRGRGRGGNHYHGCGRGRERRFCPYDERNNKNFHENERNEKDRDDKRQTGKVCYRCGMKGH, translated from the coding sequence ATGTTCGGAATTACTTCGAGGATGATGTTATGTGGAGAGAAAATAAGTGATTATGATATGATCGAGAAAACTCTCTCCACGTTCCATCCTGAAAATGTAATCCTGCAGCAACAGTATCAGGTAAATGGATATACCCGTTACTCGGAGTTGATGCAAGTCCTCCTTGTAGCGGAGCAGAATAATCAACTCGTGACTTTAAACCATCAAGCTCGTCCCACTGGATCTGCTCCATTCCCTGAAGTGAATGTTGCATCATCCAGTTATGATAATAGAAGAGGACGAGGTCGTGGACGTGGTGGAAACCATTATCATGGTTGTGGAAGAGGACGAGAAAGAAGATTTTGTCCCTATGATGAAAGAAATAATAAGAACTTCCACGAGAATGAAAGGAATGAAAAGGACCGGGATGATAAAAGGCAAACGGGAAAGGTTTGCTACAGATGCGGCATGAAAGGTCATTGA